The window GCCCATCCCGCAGCCTCTCAAGATGATGAAAGTCGGCTGTAGCGGAAGCGCGTCCGGCATGATAGTCGTTCAAGCGGGCTTCAATCTCGGTGATATCGATCTCTCGCAACATTTTTCCGATGAATTGCATCTGTCGGCGTTTGGCTTCATGCTTGGAATACTTGTGATAGTCTTCAAAGGCCGCCACAAGGGCAGGCGGAAGCCCGAAGCTGCGCACTGCCGTTATGGGCATGCACGCCAGATCTTCGCCGATCTTCTGGCGGGCCGTGCTTCTGCGCTTCTTTTCTGAACGGCTGAGATACTCCTCGTCCCCGTTCTCATCCAATTCGTCGTTCATGATATCAAAATCTTCAGTCATGCGTCCTCCGCTGCCAAGCCCTGTACGCTACCAAGGCATATACGTCCACCCCCCACCCGCGCCGTGGGGATATAAAAAAGCGGCCCTCAGGCGGGCCGCTTCATCATACTCGCAATGGTAATTTCATGCACGCTTTTCCGGTGTGGTTATCTTCCAGAGGGCCGGCGGCAATTCCACATTGAACTCCACATCCCGTTCCGGCACCGACAGCACCAGCAGCAAGTTGCCCGAAGGTTCCAGCCGGAAGACATACTGGAACAGCCTGTCATGGATGATCGAAACGGGAACCCCTGCCTCTGAGGCGACGTGTTTGGAAGCCTCTTCCAGGACCTTTGCAGCTTCCTGATGCAGGGCGAGGTTCTCGGGATCCATGCATATGACTCTCTGTTCCGGCCTGAGTACCTGCAAACGCTTGCGGATATACTCCTGGCGCATGGGAATCTGCATGACCACACACTCCTTTGCGTAACACGCACCGGCTGCCCAATTACCTCCAGTGCTTCTGCTGCGAACAATCAGATCATGGCGCAAAGTCATAAGAATTCACAGATGTTACTCAAAGAATAATTAATGATTCCGCATACTCCGTCAAGCCTGTTTTCGAAACTCCGCCCTTGTCAATTCAAGTAATGGCTCTGGCCCTTGAACGTCCACATGCGCGCAGGCACTTCAGCAAACAGCTCAAGCCCGTGCTCCGGCATGTAAATGGCCATGACCAGTGATCCGGAAGGCTCCACATAATACATGTTATCGAACAGATTGTTCACCACATCCTGTCCTCGCAACCCCACGGCTTCTGCGACCTTGATGGCTGAACGGGCAATGGCCCGCTTGCCCTCCATGAGGATGAGAATGTCAGAAGCGCTCACATGCACAGCGCGTTGGCCCTCGTAGAGCGCCTCAACCCTTTCCACAACTTGTGCTTCAATGGAATATTCCTGCATGACAGCCTCCTTTCGGATAATCTCCCCTCAAATCTTGATGAAAGACTTGCAATGGCAATGCCACAAATACTAAATGTATTACTATCGACACAATAGCTGCACCCGTGTTAGAGAAAGGAATCACAAGCCCCAGATAGCGAGCACCAGGAAAAGAAAATGCGGAAAATCTGACCATGAGAAATGTATTTCCCGCCGCTACATTGACACAGCTTGGGCATCCACTTACCATTCCGAAACAAGTGCTCAACATTTCTTACAGGAATTAAAGCAAGATGGCAGCAACCAAAACCGCCCTCTCCTCTGACCTCACTGCCTCAAGAGAGAAAGGTTACTACCGGGAAAACAAGCTCTTTCCTTTGCTGCTTTGCGCCTTGTTCCTGCTGTTGGCACTTCCGCAAACAGCATCTGCCACATTCCGGAAAGTTACCTTGCAGCTGCACTGGCAGAATCAATTCGAGTTTGCCGGTTACTACGCCGCCATTGAACAGGGCTACTACCGGCAGGAAGGCTTGGATGTAACCATTTTGGAAGGTGGCCCGGGAATTGTTCCCATTACGCAGATCATGCAAGGCAAGGCAGAGTTTTGCGTCGGCGGCTCGGAAATGCTGCTGGCCCGCCTGCGTGGGCAACCCGTTGTAGCCCTTGCCGCCATTTTCCAGCACTCTGCAGCAACCCTGCTGGTCAGATCCGACTCCGGCATCTACACCCCGCAGGATCTTGCCGGTCGCATACTGGAAATGGGCGATCTTGAAAGCGATGCCGAAATCTATGCCCTGCTCATGAACGAAGGGCTGACCAAGGACAAGGTCATTCACGTGCCTTCCACCTTTACCATGGATGGCATCGTCAACAAAAAGGTGGAAGCCCTCTCCAGCTACCTTTCCAACCAGCCATTTTTTCTGAAGAAGGCCTCCATCCCCTACCGCCTGCTCCGCCCCCTGTGGTACGGCATCGACTTTTATGGCGACAGCCTGTTTACCACAGAAACTCTTGCCGCTCAGGACCCTGATCTGGTTGAGGCATTCACCCGTGCGTCTCTCAAGGGATGGCACTATGCCCTGAACCATCCAGATGAACTCATCCGCACCATCTCCACCAAATACCCGCCATCCCTCATCCCGAGAACGCAGGAGCATCTCTGGTTCGAGTACCAGGAGATGAAGAAGCTGATCATGCCCACGGTAATCGAGATCGGGCACATGAATCCGGGACGATTCCGGCACATGGCAGATACATTTGTCCAACTCGGTCTTGCCAAGCCAGGATA is drawn from Desulfovibrio mangrovi and contains these coding sequences:
- the yjgA gene encoding ribosome biogenesis factor YjgA, whose amino-acid sequence is MTEDFDIMNDELDENGDEEYLSRSEKKRRSTARQKIGEDLACMPITAVRSFGLPPALVAAFEDYHKYSKHEAKRRQMQFIGKMLREIDITEIEARLNDYHAGRASATADFHHLERLRDGLMAEKADALDDMLEMYPAADVQYVRQLVRNGKKEIAAGKPPKAARTLFRYLRDFEEQE